The following are from one region of the Salvia splendens isolate huo1 chromosome 2, SspV2, whole genome shotgun sequence genome:
- the LOC121777466 gene encoding secreted RxLR effector protein 161-like — protein MYDAKPASVPLAAHFVLSKDLCPQTDLEINSMKKVPYANAIGSVMYLMVSTRPDIAYAVSCLSRYMSNPGPVHWEALKWLLRYLKHTAKYGLCYSKCEEGVKLAGYVDSNYANDRDKRKSTTSYVFTVCRSCISWKSQLQHIVALSTTESEYIAITEAMKEAVWLKGVLSELNFVKTPPVVFSDSQSAIQLCKNPVFHDRTKHIDVRFHYIRDIVEKCEVFLSKVHTDKNPADMGTKCLPLEKLIFCIKFLHFDFG, from the coding sequence atgtaTGATGCTAAGCCTGCTTCAGTGCCCTTAGCTGCTCATTTTGTGTTGAGTAAAGACCTTTGCCCTCAAACTGATCTTGAAATCAATTCCATGAAGAAAGTTCCCTATGCTAATGCTATTGGATCTGTTATGTACTTAATGGTcagtactagacctgatattgcttatGCTGTTTCATGCTTGAGTAGATATATGTCTAATCCTGGTCCTGTGCATTGGGAAGCTTTGAAGTGGTTGTTGAGATACTTGAAGCATACTGCAAAGTATGGTTTATGCTATTCTAAGTGTGAAGAAGGTGTTAAACTTGCTGGATATGTTGATTCTAACTATGCTAATGACAGGGATAAGAGGAAGTCCACCACTTCCTATGTTTTTACTGTGTGTAGGTCCTGCATTAGTTGGAAGTCACAACTGCAACATATTGTTGCCTTGTCTACTACTGAGTCTGAGTACATTGCTATCACTGAAGCTATGAAAGAAGCTGTGTGGCTAAAGGGAGTACTTTCTGAACTTAACTTTGTGAAAACTCCTCCTGTGGTATTCTCTGACTCTCAATCTGCTATTCAACTGTGCAAGAATCctgttttccatgatagaactaagcataTTGATGTAAGATTTCATTACATTAGGGATATTGTAGAAAAATGTGAAGTTTTTCTTTCTAAAGTACACACAGATAAGAACCCAGCTGATATGGGTACTAAATGCTTACCTCTTGAAAAACTAATTTTCTGCATTAAGTTTTTGCATTTTGATTTTGGATAA
- the LOC121763521 gene encoding TOM1-like protein 6, producing MMSSITSSSSATVRVDKATSEFLIGPDWTLNMEICDVVNSNQMLAKDVVKAVKKRLQHKNPKVQLLALTLLETIVKNCGDFVHFQIAEKNILPEMVKIVKKKTDMHVRDKVLTLIASWNEAFSGLGARYPQYSMAYEDLRRFGVHFPRRPPDAAPIHTPPATHAVSTPPPGYGMPSSSSTRLDEAMAAEDTLSLSGLNSMRDVLELLTDMLQAVDPSDCSAVKDEIIVDLVEQCRVNQRKLMQLLGTTGDEEILVKGLELNDSLQSVLAKHNAIASGSPLPPQPTPPAHATSEKHESNLRSSEVSMPPAAANRTPSAPVIDEEDDEEDDFAQLARRHSKARSDVSQNSNTAKSDALSQEAPSSPAMSNALVPVDAPTSVETNDKNIAELLSIVLSTGGSSSEQTTSPNHMPSSTGPGSTIFSSEAYPASNGLTFNNNYVAPWAQPQPQQPPQRPQLQPYQQYQPSPVYRQPQPLPQYQPQPQPQPQNSQYRYPPPPWASTPGYYSSHTPTSRPAYTHSAPSPASSSSNGEVQAANSIPRTGAGQKPFIPSYRLFEDLDVFSSGDGRFRPTSNATPSLPGPTTSQNMVGGRK from the exons ATGATGTCATCAATCACTTCGTCTTCTTCGGCCACTGTGAGAGTCGACAAAGCCACCAGCGAATTCTTGATCGGCCCCGATTGGACTCTAAATATGGAAATTTGTGATGTTGTTAATTCCAATCAGAT GCTTGCTAAAGATGTTGTAAAAGCTGTGAAGAAACGGTTGCAGCACAAGAACCCGAAGGTTCAATTGCTGGCTTTAACG CTTCTGGAAACGATTGTCAAGAACTGTGGAGATTTTGTGCATTTTCAGATTGCGGAAAAGAATATACTTCCAGAGATGGTCAAGATTGTAAAGAAAAAG ACTGATATGCACGTAAGAGATAAAGTTCTAACCCTGATTGCCTCGTGGAACGAGGCATTTAGTGGGTTGGGAGCAAGATATCCTCAGTACTCTATGGCTTACGAAGATCTGAGG CGGTTTGGTGTACACTTTCCCCGTCGTCCGCCAGATGCTGCTCCAATACATACTCCACCGGCTACACATGCAGTGTCGACTCCTCCACCAGGTTATGGAATGCCAAGTAGCTCTTCTACGAGGCTTGATGAAGCAATGGCAGCTGAAGATACTTTAAG TTTATCCGGCCTGAACTCAATGCGCGATGTTCTTGAGCTCTTGACGGATATGTTGCAAGCCGTTGATCCAAGTGATTGCTCG GCTGTTAAAGATGAAATCATAGTTGATCTCGTTGAGCAATGTCGCGTTAATCAGAGAAAGCTGATGCAGTTGCTGGGGACAACCGG AGACGAGGAGATTCTCGTAAAGGGTCTTGAACTAAACGACAGCTTGCAGAGTGTGCTTGCGAAACACAACGCAATAGCCTCGGGTTCCCCTCTTCCACCCCAACCCACTCCTCCCGCACACGCTACTTCCGAGAAACACGAATCCAACCTCCGATCATCTGAAGTCAGCATGCCGCCTGCAGCAGCTAACAGAACACCGTCTGCACCCGTGATTGATGAAGAGGACGATGAAGAAGATGACTTTGCACAGCTCGCTCGAAG ACACTCAAAAGCGCGGAGCGATGTTTCTCAAAACTCCAATACGGCTAAAAGCGACGCACTATCACAAGAAGCTCCCTCGAGCCCTGCTATGAGCAATGCGCTAGTTCCCGTCGACGCGCCTACATCAGTGGAAACAAATGATAAGAACATCGCAGAGCTCCTGAGCATCGTCCTGTCGACAGGTGGCAGCTCGAGCGAGCAGACCACTTCTCCAAACCACATGCCTTCTTCGACTGGCCCAGGTAGTACTATATTTTCCTCGGAGGCTTATCCTGCTAGCAACGGCCTCACCTTCAACAACAATTACGTCGCCCCATGGGCTCAACCTCAGCCGCAGCAGCCGCCACAACGACCACAGCTTCAGCCTTACCAACAATATCAACCGTCACCTGTGTATCGTCAGCCTCAGCCGCTGCCACAATATCAACCACAGCCGCAGCCGCAGCCTCAAAATTCGCAATATAGATACCCTCCTCCACCGTGGGCTTCAACTCCGGGTTACTACAGCAGTCATACACCTACGTCAAGGCCCGCGTACACGCACTCAGCTCCCAGCCCTGCCTCGTCTTCCAGCAACGGAGAGGTGCAGGCAGCCAACTCTATTCCGAGGACGGGGGCAGGGCAGAAGCCGTTCATCCCTTCGTACAGATTGTTTGAAGATCTTGATGTGTTCAGCAGCGGGGACGGGAGATTCAGACCGACTAGCAATGCGACGCCGAGCTTGCCAGGGCCCACCACAAGCCAAAATATGGTTGGAGGGAGGAAGTGA